GTTCGTGTTTTAAAGTGTCATATAACTCGAATAATTTACATTACCACAATTCAGTAAGATGCAGCCATTGCAAATATGTGAAGTTATATAAGGAGCATGTAACTATTTATaaagaaagcagttcaattgcCAATGCAACACCATTTAAAAAGGTTGGAGTACTAGCATTTTAATACCCAGTGCCCAAAACAGTCCgttactttgaaaatattgaaaaataattggaatgatatatatttattcttttttgacataaaaaaatattttttcaataaactaCTGCAAGATTATAAGATACAATACtaatattgtttgtttttatgctaattgaaatatctttttaaatgttaaattcgtataaaatttttaaatcttctCAGTTAAGAGTTTTAGAAGGATATGTTGCTGCTACATATTCTCTTCGTTGAAGATAAATTCTCTTTAAAAATGTACGGTGTTGCCGGATTAAAAATAGAAGATGATATCATACAATCTCGCATCATTCATATGGAAtcgtattttcatatatattaagGTATTAAGTGTATTACTGTGcctccaaaaaatttaaatcattgataacaaaattaagttctaAACAAATGTCAAGGTTATTGTGCCATTTCGTAAATCGATTGGTCGTTtcagcaaaaaattttatacatctgttttaaaataaatcttgtGAATGGCAACATCAATTTGTGTAGCCGTCAAACTGTCACTACCGCCAAAAACTGCAAAATTCATAGAATAGTTTCAATAGTTGTTtgtaaattaaaagttaaataaattttccctAACAACCGGAGCGGTATTCATAAAGCAACATGGATTTTAACTCATTGCTACAACAAGCACAGCGCTTGACCAATGAGACACAAAACTCTGAGGAGTTGCCGCGTGTTGAGCGTACAATTTCCCAAGTTTTGCAAGCGACCCAGGAACTGCACTCACGTGTCACTCAAACAGGCGCCCAGGATATACAAGCGTAAATCTCAATTATCAGATATCTATAAATGTTATCAGTATTATATTATCGAAATATTCAGGCATATTTTACTCGGCTCCAAAGGCATTGATCTaccaaaaatttcacaaaaattggAAGCATTAAATGCTCGGAAAACCTTTGAACCACTAGATCCTATTGCGGACACCGACGTTCGTAGTTTTTTAAAGAACGAAAAGGAGAACGCTATATTGTCTATGATTGAAGAAGTTAATAGAAGTGTGAGTAATTGAATTTGATACATATTAgcaataattcataaaaaataatttaatattttacaaacagACATTTGAGGCTGCGGAAAAACGACGGTGGGAATGTGTGCGCAACGAATGGCAGCAAGAGAAAGTAAAGTTGCTTAATTCATTAATTGGACCCTCGCAGAATTGGATTGACATACAAAAACTGCCAGAGCAAACAGTTCTTAACGAGACCTTTGGCTCGCGTTCGTGCCTCAATCGAATTGTACGTACCAATGTTGAAATGTATTCAACAATTAATATGAAACTTTTAATAAatctatgtatttatttataggaAATGGCATATGCACGTGAGGTATATGAATACAATACGGCGATCATTAAAGGTGCATTTCGACCTAATCTCGTGCAGAAATTTGCCAAGATTGCGGAAAGCTTCGAAGATCAAAAAGTTACTGAAATATGGGAAATTATGAAGTATATGGTCAATATAGCACCAGTTTCGAGAAATCGTGATCCCATACAAAATCGCGCACAAATAACACAGTTCATTGATCaagctaaaaaatatttggagaaTAGGTAATATGTGATTGAAACAACGTAAAGTATTTCTTAAAAGTTTTACCTCTAACGTGCGCCTTGCAGGTACAAATTATATATGTCAACTATCATCAGTAGTAATTTGCGTGAAGCGCAGCGTGGTGGTGTACCTAGCACATTTAATTTGGTTTCCTCTTTTGTGGGTCTGACATTCAACCAATCGAACTGTTTTGGTTTACAAGATGCAAGCATTGATAATAAACCCCTCTGGCCAATGGTGTATTACTGTCTGCGATGCGGCGATATGCAATCTGCGTTGCGTTGTATGCAAATGGGCGGGTAAGCCAACGgagaaatttttttgtagtgtatttttaatatcttaTCGTTAATAGTGCCGGTCATGAGGATTTCATACAAGTGCTTGAAGACAAAATAAACAAGCCAGAGCAGAAGATAAATTCCAAATTGGAGGGTCAGCTCAAATTacattattgtaataaaattaagaattcCACGGATCCATACAAAAAGGCGGTAAGTACaacaaagcaattttttttataattaatcaaTTAAGTCGTTACCTTGCATTTACGTTTTTTCAGGTTTACTGCATAATAGCTGGTTGCGACATAAATGAACAACATTTGGAAGTTGCGAAAACTACCGATGACTTCTTATGGATTCAACTGTCCTTGCTACGCCCCGAATCCCATGACAATACCGAAGTGCTAACATACTCGGGTTTGCAAACAATAATACTCGAAAAATACGGTGAGAAGCATTTCAATGCCAGTGAACAACGTCATCTTTACTTCCAAGTGCTTGCTTTAACCGGACAATTTGAGGCAGCTATTGAATTTTTAGCGCGTACCGAGCAATATCGCACTCATGCAGTGCACATTGCACTTGCTCTAAACGAAATGTTCCTCATCGGTGGACCTCGTAATGTCCAAGAGCCATTGCGTaagtaaataatacaaaaaatgtaagaGTTTACGGCAGTGTTTATATACtgctttgcttttatttatagtGTCTGTCGACATTGAAGACCCAATGCCAATGCGTCGCTTGAATATCGCCCGTTTGGTTATgttgtatgtaaaaaaatttgaaattaccgACCCCGCCGAAGCGTTGCAGTATTACTTTTTCTTGCGTA
The sequence above is drawn from the Bactrocera oleae isolate idBacOlea1 chromosome 5, idBacOlea1, whole genome shotgun sequence genome and encodes:
- the LOC106622532 gene encoding nuclear pore complex protein Nup93-1 is translated as MDFNSLLQQAQRLTNETQNSEELPRVERTISQVLQATQELHSRVTQTGAQDIQAHILLGSKGIDLPKISQKLEALNARKTFEPLDPIADTDVRSFLKNEKENAILSMIEEVNRSTFEAAEKRRWECVRNEWQQEKVKLLNSLIGPSQNWIDIQKLPEQTVLNETFGSRSCLNRIEMAYAREVYEYNTAIIKGAFRPNLVQKFAKIAESFEDQKVTEIWEIMKYMVNIAPVSRNRDPIQNRAQITQFIDQAKKYLENRYKLYMSTIISSNLREAQRGGVPSTFNLVSSFVGLTFNQSNCFGLQDASIDNKPLWPMVYYCLRCGDMQSALRCMQMGGAGHEDFIQVLEDKINKPEQKINSKLEGQLKLHYCNKIKNSTDPYKKAVYCIIAGCDINEQHLEVAKTTDDFLWIQLSLLRPESHDNTEVLTYSGLQTIILEKYGEKHFNASEQRHLYFQVLALTGQFEAAIEFLARTEQYRTHAVHIALALNEMFLIGGPRNVQEPLLSVDIEDPMPMRRLNIARLVMLYVKKFEITDPAEALQYYFFLRNLKDPEGRNLFLVCVSDLAIECRNYDLIFGKMQPNGIMSGGLFEQFDCVEFDTRTAAGMAADELVNKGMFEDAIKLFDIASMQNQSLRYLAILLSQVVHQSSKKDSLRERLTIMAADFRERMRGNRIECDPQVISTFNLLCELVSFFDYYHEQKYQLALEVLANTKLVPLSMSELEECINNFKRLGGEICKVYPDILLAAMDILYAQYKSVKGRDTGIVDTGRDRQLQHLREKAKAITNMAATVPYRMPGDTNKRLVQTEILMH